A window of Christiangramia forsetii KT0803 contains these coding sequences:
- the gyrB gene encoding DNA topoisomerase (ATP-hydrolyzing) subunit B, whose translation MSEEAKKHNYSADSIQALEGMEHVRMRPSMYIGDTGVRGLHHLVYEVVDNSIDEALAGHCDNIKVTINEDNSITTEDNGRGIPIDLHKKEGVSALQVVMTKIGAGGKFDKDSYKVSGGLHGVGVSCVNALSEHLTAIVFRDGQVWQQEYELGKPLYPVKPTGETELSGTIVTFKPDPSIFTQTLEYNYDTLASRMRELAYLNKGIRISLTDKRNKEDNGEFVHDDFHSEEGLKEFIRFLDGNREPIIGDVISMEGEKNDIPVEVAMVYNTSFSENLHSYVNNINTHEGGTHLSGFRRGLTTTLKKYADSSGLLDKVKFEITGDDFREGLTAIISVKVAEPQFEGQTKTKLGNREVTSAVSQAVSEMLENYLEENPNDAKTIVQKVILAAQARNAAKKAREMVQRKTVMSVGGLPGKLSDCSDQDPEQCEVFLVEGDSAGGTAKQGRDRKFQAILPLRGKILNVEKAMSHRVFDNEEIKNIYTALGVTIGTEEDSKALNLSKLRYHKVVIMCDADVDGSHIETLILTFFFRYMKELIENGHIYIATPPLYLVKKGQKKRYAWSEKERDEIAESYSGGVQIQRYKGLGEMNAEQLWDTTMDPEFRILRQVNIDNGGEADRIFSMLMGDEVPPRREFIEKNAKYANIDA comes from the coding sequence ATGAGCGAAGAAGCTAAGAAACATAATTATTCCGCCGACAGTATTCAGGCGTTGGAAGGGATGGAGCATGTTCGTATGCGGCCTTCAATGTACATTGGAGATACCGGCGTTCGAGGTTTGCATCATTTGGTATATGAAGTTGTTGATAACTCTATCGATGAAGCCCTTGCCGGACACTGTGATAATATAAAAGTTACCATAAACGAGGATAATTCTATTACTACCGAAGATAATGGTAGGGGTATTCCTATAGACTTACATAAAAAAGAAGGAGTTTCTGCGCTGCAGGTTGTAATGACCAAGATTGGTGCCGGAGGTAAATTTGATAAGGATTCTTATAAAGTTTCCGGGGGTCTTCACGGGGTTGGTGTAAGTTGTGTGAATGCACTTTCAGAACACTTAACTGCTATAGTTTTTCGTGATGGTCAGGTTTGGCAGCAGGAATATGAATTAGGTAAGCCGCTATACCCTGTAAAACCTACAGGTGAAACTGAGTTGAGTGGTACTATTGTGACTTTCAAGCCAGATCCAAGTATTTTTACTCAAACACTTGAGTATAATTACGATACGCTTGCCAGCCGTATGCGTGAGTTAGCTTATCTAAACAAGGGTATAAGAATCAGTTTAACTGATAAAAGGAATAAAGAAGATAATGGTGAGTTTGTTCATGATGATTTCCATTCTGAAGAAGGATTAAAAGAATTTATCAGGTTCCTTGATGGAAACCGTGAACCTATTATTGGTGATGTGATCTCAATGGAAGGGGAGAAGAATGATATTCCTGTAGAGGTAGCGATGGTTTATAATACTTCTTTTAGTGAGAATCTACATTCGTATGTAAACAATATTAATACACATGAAGGTGGGACACATCTTTCTGGGTTTAGAAGGGGGTTAACAACAACTCTTAAGAAGTATGCAGATTCTTCGGGACTTCTCGATAAGGTGAAATTTGAAATTACAGGAGATGATTTTCGTGAAGGTTTAACAGCGATTATTTCTGTGAAAGTAGCTGAACCTCAATTTGAGGGGCAGACAAAAACTAAGCTAGGTAACCGTGAGGTGACTTCAGCTGTTTCTCAAGCTGTTTCAGAAATGCTTGAGAATTACTTAGAAGAAAATCCGAATGATGCTAAAACCATCGTTCAAAAAGTAATATTAGCTGCGCAGGCTAGAAATGCTGCGAAAAAAGCCCGTGAAATGGTTCAGCGTAAAACCGTCATGAGTGTTGGCGGTTTGCCTGGGAAATTATCTGATTGCTCTGATCAGGATCCGGAACAATGTGAAGTATTTCTTGTTGAGGGTGACTCGGCGGGTGGTACTGCCAAGCAGGGAAGAGATCGTAAGTTTCAGGCAATCCTTCCATTGAGGGGTAAAATTCTGAATGTTGAAAAAGCCATGTCTCACAGGGTTTTTGATAATGAGGAAATTAAGAATATCTATACTGCTCTTGGAGTTACCATAGGTACTGAAGAGGATAGTAAGGCATTGAATCTTTCTAAATTGAGATATCATAAGGTCGTGATCATGTGTGATGCCGATGTTGATGGTAGTCATATTGAAACTTTGATCTTAACTTTCTTTTTCCGTTATATGAAAGAGTTGATCGAAAATGGTCATATTTATATAGCAACACCACCACTTTATTTGGTAAAGAAAGGGCAGAAGAAGCGATATGCCTGGAGTGAAAAAGAGCGTGATGAAATAGCTGAAAGTTATAGCGGTGGAGTGCAGATCCAGCGATATAAAGGTCTTGGGGAAATGAATGCTGAGCAACTTTGGGATACGACTATGGATCCTGAATTTAGAATATTGAGACAGGTGAACATCGATAATGGTGGAGAAGCTGATAGGATTTTCTCTATGTTAATGGGAGATGAGGTTCCACCAAGAAGGGAATTTATTGAGAAGAATGCTAAGTATGCAAATATTGATGCCTAA
- a CDS encoding M14 family metallopeptidase — protein sequence MKRVFGFVTALLVIINVSTAQNNGFSSKLFDNYSKFKEKEITNRRLKHEDIVSLLDILKSENKLHIQKVGESIEGRSLNLISLGDGETDVFLWSQMHGDESTATMAIFDMLNFFNSEEFEDERKIILKKLRIHFLPMLNPDGAEKFMRRNALGVDVNRDALRLQSPEAKTLKRIRDSLDADFGFNLHDQSKYYNAEQTEKPATISFLAPAYNYEKEINVVRGDAMKVIVQMNKVLQKFVPGQVGRYNDDFEPRAFGDNIQKWGTSTILIESGGFPEDPEKQEIRKLNFVSILSALNSIATESYRTEDISEYERIPNNDRMLFDLKITGLKYHLNEKDYILDIGINKDENDIEGAADFYYSGRVVDLGDLSTSYGYEELDASGLKLVFGKVYPEKISSPKELEVLNAKELLEKGYAYIKVDSSMLKVPYSNFPINLVPEDYKINTHLAPGKNANFFLYKNGEMEYAIINGFLLDTKVSLDKIINTLIFK from the coding sequence ATGAAAAGAGTTTTTGGCTTTGTTACTGCACTACTGGTAATCATAAATGTTTCAACAGCTCAAAACAATGGGTTCTCAAGTAAATTATTTGATAACTATTCAAAATTTAAGGAAAAAGAGATCACAAACAGAAGGCTGAAGCATGAGGATATCGTTTCTCTCTTGGATATTCTGAAGTCTGAAAACAAACTTCATATTCAAAAAGTTGGGGAATCTATTGAAGGTCGAAGCCTGAACCTTATTAGCTTAGGGGATGGAGAAACAGATGTGTTCTTGTGGTCACAAATGCACGGAGATGAATCTACTGCAACGATGGCAATTTTCGATATGCTCAATTTTTTTAATTCCGAAGAGTTTGAAGATGAAAGGAAGATAATATTGAAGAAGTTAAGAATTCACTTTCTGCCGATGTTGAATCCTGATGGAGCAGAGAAATTTATGCGTCGAAATGCTTTAGGTGTAGATGTGAATCGCGATGCACTAAGACTTCAGTCTCCCGAGGCGAAAACATTAAAGAGGATAAGGGATAGTCTCGATGCAGATTTTGGTTTTAATCTTCACGATCAAAGTAAATATTATAATGCTGAGCAAACCGAAAAACCTGCTACAATTTCATTTTTAGCTCCTGCTTATAATTACGAGAAAGAAATAAATGTGGTGAGGGGAGATGCCATGAAAGTTATTGTGCAGATGAATAAAGTATTACAGAAATTTGTCCCTGGGCAGGTGGGAAGGTATAATGACGATTTTGAGCCAAGGGCATTTGGAGACAATATCCAGAAGTGGGGAACCAGCACTATTCTTATTGAATCTGGTGGATTTCCAGAGGATCCGGAAAAGCAGGAGATTAGAAAATTGAATTTTGTAAGTATTCTTTCGGCCTTAAATTCTATTGCCACAGAGAGTTATAGAACAGAAGATATTTCAGAATACGAAAGGATTCCCAATAACGACCGGATGTTATTTGACCTTAAAATTACAGGACTTAAATATCACCTGAATGAAAAGGATTATATTTTAGATATTGGAATTAACAAGGACGAAAATGATATTGAAGGAGCTGCAGATTTTTATTATTCTGGGAGAGTTGTAGATCTGGGAGATCTTTCTACGAGTTATGGATATGAAGAACTTGATGCATCAGGACTAAAACTGGTATTTGGAAAGGTTTATCCTGAAAAAATATCTTCTCCAAAAGAATTAGAGGTTTTAAATGCAAAAGAGCTGCTTGAAAAGGGATATGCTTATATTAAAGTTGATTCATCAATGCTTAAAGTGCCCTATTCTAATTTTCCGATTAATCTTGTTCCCGAAGATTATAAAATTAATACTCATCTGGCTCCGGGAAAAAATGCAAACTTTTTTCTTTATAAAAATGGTGAGATGGAATATGCTATTATAAATGGGTTCCTGTTAGATACTAAGGTTTCACTGGATAAGATTATCAATACCTTAATTTTCAAATAG
- a CDS encoding SusD/RagB family nutrient-binding outer membrane lipoprotein, whose translation MKFKIKKYKYVIFAFAFSFTACDDYLDINENPNNPSEAPLAGLMVNSTFESSQNTFRMGDITSNYVQHLASPNPGSSSDVMDPVSYSGTWASMYNAMTDINDMMLKAEEEGANHYLGIGQILMAYNLATTVDAWGAIPYNEGFNFVTITPAYDNDDQLYSTVLNLLNSGISNLATETENSVEEDDFIYQGDISKWIKFGNMLKARYLNHYSETEQYDPASVLTALENAFESSDDDAQVEYFAEEINPWADVAIDNANLFLGGWISEQFIEATDGTTFGVLDPRLPYMVSTTEDGEYVGTLNGAGRGDAAEEGERSVLEPGDYYTTEQGPVLMATYFEQKFIEAEAAFSIDKDQSYQAYLDGIRAHMVKIGVPADEIEDYINTPEVSMGVESFTIADIFKEKWVAMFLHPEAWVDARRYDYDYENFSLPENVNPDLNGMFIKRLAYPDSEVSRNGNNVPNVTLLDPIFWDE comes from the coding sequence ATGAAATTTAAAATAAAAAAATATAAGTATGTGATCTTCGCCTTTGCTTTTTCATTTACAGCTTGCGACGATTACCTGGATATCAATGAAAATCCCAATAATCCCTCAGAGGCGCCCTTAGCGGGTTTAATGGTAAATTCTACCTTTGAATCTTCACAGAATACCTTTAGGATGGGAGATATAACTTCAAACTACGTACAGCACTTGGCGTCGCCCAACCCTGGAAGTTCTTCAGATGTAATGGATCCAGTTAGTTATAGTGGTACATGGGCATCAATGTACAATGCAATGACCGATATAAATGATATGATGTTGAAGGCTGAAGAAGAAGGAGCAAACCATTATCTGGGCATCGGTCAAATCTTAATGGCTTATAATTTAGCCACTACGGTAGATGCCTGGGGAGCTATACCGTATAATGAAGGATTCAATTTTGTTACTATAACGCCGGCTTATGATAATGACGATCAGTTATATTCGACAGTTTTGAATTTACTGAATAGTGGTATTAGTAATTTGGCTACCGAGACAGAAAATTCAGTAGAAGAGGATGATTTTATCTATCAGGGTGATATATCTAAGTGGATAAAATTTGGAAATATGCTCAAGGCAAGATATCTAAATCATTATAGTGAAACAGAACAATACGATCCAGCTTCGGTCTTGACAGCTCTTGAAAACGCCTTCGAAAGTTCAGATGATGACGCTCAGGTGGAGTATTTTGCAGAGGAGATAAATCCTTGGGCAGATGTAGCGATAGACAATGCTAATCTATTTCTGGGGGGGTGGATTTCCGAACAATTTATTGAAGCTACTGATGGAACCACTTTTGGAGTCCTAGATCCTAGATTGCCTTATATGGTAAGTACAACAGAGGATGGGGAATACGTGGGGACTTTAAACGGTGCTGGTAGGGGAGACGCTGCTGAAGAAGGAGAACGATCTGTGTTGGAGCCTGGGGATTATTATACAACAGAACAGGGGCCTGTACTTATGGCAACCTATTTTGAACAAAAATTTATTGAAGCCGAAGCAGCTTTCAGTATTGATAAAGACCAGTCTTATCAGGCTTATTTAGATGGAATTAGGGCGCATATGGTAAAAATTGGTGTCCCTGCTGATGAAATTGAAGATTATATAAATACGCCTGAAGTAAGTATGGGAGTGGAAAGTTTTACAATTGCTGATATTTTTAAGGAAAAATGGGTGGCTATGTTTCTTCATCCTGAAGCATGGGTAGATGCGCGTCGTTATGATTATGATTATGAGAATTTTAGTCTTCCGGAAAATGTGAATCCAGATTTAAACGGAATGTTTATTAAAAGGCTTGCTTATCCTGATTCTGAAGTAAGTAGAAATGGCAATAATGTACCTAATGTTACATTATTGGATCCTATTTTTTGGGATGAATAG
- a CDS encoding N-acetylmuramoyl-L-alanine amidase, whose amino-acid sequence MRKRKFFGLVGSFILLILFACESSRIIEKPIDFEKDRIELTLEYLKNRYGLEQNSPEIDPKMIVLHWTEIPTLEDSFRAFKNSKLPQSREAISGASQLNVSSHFLVDKNGAIYRLMPETVMARHVIGLNHTAIGVENVGGTKDTPLTAAQVASNIWLVNYLSDKYNIQYVIGHYEYTNFEGHDLWLEKDSGYRTMKVDPGEEFMKEVRNATQNRNLKKVPLKK is encoded by the coding sequence ATGAGAAAAAGAAAGTTTTTTGGATTAGTTGGTTCCTTTATATTGTTAATCTTATTCGCATGCGAAAGTTCGAGAATTATTGAAAAGCCTATCGATTTTGAAAAAGATCGCATTGAACTTACATTAGAATATCTAAAAAATCGTTATGGACTTGAGCAGAATTCCCCGGAAATTGATCCTAAGATGATCGTTTTACATTGGACGGAAATTCCGACATTGGAAGATTCATTTCGGGCATTTAAAAATTCAAAACTACCCCAATCTAGAGAAGCTATTTCAGGAGCTAGTCAACTGAATGTATCATCACATTTCCTGGTAGATAAAAATGGAGCTATTTATAGGTTAATGCCTGAGACTGTAATGGCTCGCCATGTTATTGGATTGAATCATACAGCCATTGGAGTGGAAAATGTAGGTGGAACTAAAGACACTCCTCTCACCGCTGCTCAGGTAGCGTCTAATATCTGGCTGGTAAATTATTTAAGTGATAAATATAATATTCAATATGTAATTGGGCATTATGAGTATACAAATTTTGAAGGTCATGACTTATGGTTAGAGAAAGATTCGGGTTACCGAACTATGAAAGTTGACCCGGGAGAAGAATTTATGAAAGAAGTTAGAAATGCAACACAAAATAGGAATTTAAAAAAAGTTCCTCTAAAAAAATAA
- a CDS encoding DUF2911 domain-containing protein — protein sequence MKKFIIGGLSAICLLITNPINAQEDDKVNFTKEELKFSKMDASPMDLALYRDKNDATVARVIYSRPQKRNREIFGKLIPYGEVWRTGANEATELTLYQDMKVADAVVKAGTYTLYSIPGEKEWTVILNSKTNTWGSYEYTDKEDKVRIKVPVRQAPNTIESLSMAFQESKKGADLLIGWDSSYVKVPFENVK from the coding sequence ATGAAGAAATTTATAATAGGAGGACTCAGTGCAATTTGTTTATTGATCACAAATCCCATAAACGCACAGGAAGATGATAAGGTTAACTTTACAAAAGAAGAACTGAAATTCTCTAAAATGGATGCGAGTCCAATGGATCTGGCATTGTATAGAGATAAAAACGATGCGACCGTAGCTAGAGTGATTTATAGCCGTCCGCAAAAAAGAAACCGTGAAATTTTTGGAAAACTAATCCCTTATGGTGAAGTATGGAGAACAGGAGCTAATGAGGCTACTGAACTTACTTTATACCAGGACATGAAGGTTGCCGATGCTGTTGTAAAGGCTGGCACTTATACCTTATATAGTATTCCCGGTGAAAAAGAATGGACAGTAATTCTAAATAGTAAAACTAACACCTGGGGATCTTATGAATATACCGATAAAGAAGATAAAGTGAGAATCAAAGTACCGGTAAGACAAGCTCCAAATACTATCGAATCTCTTTCTATGGCATTCCAGGAATCTAAAAAAGGCGCAGATCTTTTAATTGGATGGGATAGCAGTTATGTAAAAGTTCCTTTTGAGAACGTAAAATAA
- a CDS encoding DUF6588 family protein, whose amino-acid sequence MKKFKYFFLSIFIFASGKSFSQAIPEEGREIINDFLILADGFATPAAESAAYQGTASWFTSARALEPWKVDVSLHANALFVPSSKKEFTVNNGDFANLTINDGDRGAVIPTAFGSDSEVMFNGTFMGEDFSFQALEGIDKGALFYPFAQVSVGLPYGFQLGVRALPELEVDGSKFSTYGVGLKYNISQFFRYNKEEDLQVAAILAYDIFDVGYEFEQVSVPGLVNLNEIDVSAGIWMAEMMASKRYENFEIFGALGVAQSDFEYEFGGNGLGLGLVNSELATLNDKEAQFKGDIGFNLYFNKFKVSTMATAGKFVNLNVGLHFLL is encoded by the coding sequence ATGAAAAAATTCAAATACTTTTTTCTTTCCATATTTATTTTTGCTTCTGGCAAATCATTTTCACAAGCTATTCCCGAGGAAGGAAGGGAAATAATCAATGACTTTTTGATCTTAGCAGATGGTTTTGCGACTCCGGCTGCTGAAAGTGCGGCATATCAGGGGACTGCAAGCTGGTTTACCTCGGCAAGAGCTTTAGAGCCCTGGAAGGTGGATGTTTCGCTTCATGCCAATGCGCTATTTGTACCATCCAGTAAAAAGGAATTTACGGTGAATAATGGTGATTTTGCAAACCTTACTATTAATGATGGAGACCGTGGAGCTGTAATTCCAACTGCGTTTGGAAGCGATTCTGAAGTTATGTTCAATGGAACTTTCATGGGTGAGGATTTTAGTTTTCAGGCTCTGGAAGGAATAGATAAAGGAGCACTGTTTTATCCTTTCGCACAGGTGTCAGTTGGACTGCCATACGGTTTCCAATTGGGCGTGCGAGCGTTGCCAGAATTAGAAGTAGATGGCTCTAAATTTAGCACCTATGGTGTAGGTCTTAAATATAATATTAGTCAGTTTTTTAGATATAACAAAGAAGAAGATTTACAAGTGGCCGCAATATTAGCTTATGATATTTTTGACGTAGGTTATGAATTTGAACAGGTTAGTGTTCCTGGTCTGGTAAACCTTAATGAAATAGACGTAAGTGCCGGAATCTGGATGGCCGAAATGATGGCTTCCAAACGATATGAAAATTTCGAGATCTTTGGTGCCTTGGGAGTTGCCCAATCAGATTTTGAATATGAGTTTGGTGGAAATGGTTTGGGGCTTGGATTAGTGAACTCAGAACTAGCCACTTTGAATGATAAAGAAGCTCAGTTTAAAGGGGATATTGGCTTTAATCTTTATTTCAACAAGTTTAAGGTTAGTACAATGGCGACTGCCGGAAAATTTGTAAATCTTAATGTTGGACTTCATTTCTTATTATAA
- the asnB gene encoding asparagine synthase B translates to MCGILAVIGKDIETAKIASLSKRMSHRGPDESGLKITEKGHVLSHERLSIVDLTTGMQPIQGTGSAWMIHNGEIYNHMDLRNNELKDHSFRTTGDSEVIVHMYEKYGYDFVDMLDGVFSFVIIDGDDFIVARDPIGVKPLYYGTDEKGALWFASEMKALTDHCTEFSAFPPGHYYTPETGFVRYYTPEWFDSEKAVQPADLKKLRESLIEATRKRLMADVPLGVLLSGGLDSSLTSSIAARLMEGSGQKLHSFSIGLDAEAPDLIAARKVAEFLGTEHHEIHFTVKEGIEILEKLVWHLETYDVTSIRASTPMYFLSKAIAEKGIKVVLSGEGSDEILGGYLYFKNAPSPKEFQKETIRRVQRLATADCLRADKSTMAHGLEARVPFLDKAFLKTAMEMVPEEKMPATYDGAEKYILRKAFDTPERPFLPDEVLWRQKEQFSDGVGYNWIDQLIEYASKQVSDSQMETAEEKYPVNTPATKEAYFYRELFSKHFPQEAAAKTVKRWIPKWQKDLDPSGRANETHVAPGMKKEMAKI, encoded by the coding sequence ATGTGTGGAATTTTAGCAGTTATCGGAAAAGACATTGAAACGGCAAAAATAGCTAGCCTTTCAAAAAGAATGTCTCATAGAGGTCCCGATGAAAGCGGATTAAAAATTACTGAAAAAGGACATGTGCTTTCGCACGAACGCCTTTCAATTGTAGATCTAACTACAGGTATGCAGCCTATCCAGGGAACCGGATCGGCCTGGATGATCCATAACGGAGAGATCTATAACCACATGGACTTGAGAAATAATGAATTAAAAGATCATTCTTTCAGGACTACAGGAGATTCAGAAGTGATCGTACATATGTATGAGAAATATGGGTATGATTTTGTAGATATGCTTGATGGGGTGTTTTCCTTTGTAATTATCGATGGAGATGATTTTATCGTTGCCAGAGATCCAATTGGGGTTAAACCTCTTTATTATGGAACCGATGAAAAAGGAGCTTTATGGTTTGCAAGTGAAATGAAAGCTTTGACAGATCATTGTACAGAATTTTCAGCATTTCCTCCTGGTCATTATTATACTCCGGAAACAGGTTTCGTTAGATATTATACTCCTGAATGGTTTGATTCTGAAAAAGCAGTACAACCTGCAGATCTTAAAAAATTAAGAGAAAGCCTTATTGAGGCTACCAGAAAAAGATTAATGGCAGATGTGCCTCTGGGTGTTTTGTTGAGCGGTGGTCTTGATTCTTCTCTGACTTCTTCTATAGCAGCCCGATTAATGGAAGGGTCTGGGCAAAAATTACATTCCTTTTCCATTGGATTAGATGCTGAAGCTCCAGATTTAATTGCAGCAAGAAAGGTTGCAGAATTTTTAGGAACCGAGCATCATGAAATTCACTTCACGGTAAAAGAAGGAATAGAAATTCTTGAAAAACTAGTTTGGCATTTAGAAACTTATGATGTCACTTCCATTAGAGCAAGTACGCCTATGTATTTTCTTTCAAAAGCAATTGCTGAAAAAGGGATCAAAGTAGTGCTTTCAGGAGAAGGTTCAGATGAGATTCTCGGAGGGTATCTTTACTTTAAAAACGCTCCTTCACCAAAAGAATTTCAGAAGGAAACGATTAGAAGAGTTCAGAGATTGGCAACTGCAGATTGTTTACGAGCAGATAAATCTACCATGGCTCATGGACTGGAAGCCAGGGTACCATTCTTGGATAAAGCGTTTTTGAAAACCGCGATGGAAATGGTTCCTGAAGAAAAAATGCCTGCTACGTACGATGGAGCTGAAAAATATATTCTCAGGAAAGCTTTTGATACCCCTGAAAGACCATTTTTACCGGATGAGGTCTTATGGAGACAAAAAGAACAGTTTAGCGATGGGGTTGGTTACAACTGGATAGATCAGCTTATAGAATATGCTTCAAAGCAGGTAAGTGATTCTCAAATGGAGACAGCAGAAGAGAAATATCCTGTAAATACACCTGCCACAAAAGAAGCTTATTTCTACCGTGAATTGTTCAGTAAACATTTTCCACAGGAAGCTGCGGCTAAAACCGTAAAGAGGTGGATTCCAAAATGGCAAAAAGATTTGGATCCAAGCGGTAGAGCAAACGAAACACATGTCGCTCCAGGAATGAAAAAGGAGATGGCAAAAATTTAG
- the mdh gene encoding malate dehydrogenase, whose protein sequence is MKVTIVGAGAVGASCAEYVAIKNFASEVVLLDIKEGYAEGKAMDLMQTATLNGFDTKITGSTNDYSKTANSDIAVITSGIPRKPGMTREELIGINAGIVKEVSASLIKHSPNVTLIVVSNPMDTMTYLVHKTTGLPKNKIIGMGGALDSARFKYRLSEALECPPSDVDGMVIGGHSDTGMVPLTRLATRNSVPVKAFLSEDRLNQVSEDTKVGGATLTKLLGTSAWYAPGAAVSGLVQAIACDQKKMFPCSALLEGEYGLNDLCIGVPAILGKDGLEKIVELQLNDAEIAKMKESAEGVKKTNGLLDV, encoded by the coding sequence ATGAAAGTTACCATCGTAGGAGCAGGTGCCGTAGGTGCCAGCTGTGCTGAATATGTCGCCATTAAAAATTTTGCTTCAGAAGTTGTATTGCTTGATATTAAAGAAGGCTATGCTGAAGGTAAAGCAATGGATCTTATGCAAACAGCAACTCTTAATGGCTTCGATACAAAAATAACAGGAAGTACGAACGATTATTCAAAAACGGCAAATAGTGATATCGCTGTAATTACAAGTGGTATACCACGTAAGCCGGGAATGACCAGAGAAGAATTGATTGGGATTAATGCAGGGATCGTGAAAGAAGTTTCTGCTAGTCTAATTAAGCATTCACCAAATGTGACACTTATCGTGGTTAGTAATCCAATGGATACTATGACTTATTTGGTGCATAAAACTACAGGGCTTCCAAAAAATAAAATTATAGGAATGGGTGGTGCATTAGATAGCGCTCGTTTTAAGTATAGATTAAGTGAAGCTTTAGAGTGTCCTCCATCAGATGTTGACGGAATGGTAATTGGTGGTCACAGTGATACCGGAATGGTGCCTCTTACAAGGCTGGCTACCAGAAACTCTGTTCCTGTAAAGGCATTTTTATCAGAAGACAGGTTAAACCAGGTTTCTGAAGATACTAAAGTAGGAGGAGCAACTTTAACGAAGTTATTAGGAACCAGTGCATGGTACGCCCCGGGAGCTGCCGTTTCTGGATTGGTGCAGGCGATTGCTTGTGACCAGAAGAAAATGTTTCCATGTTCAGCTTTATTAGAAGGAGAGTATGGACTAAATGATCTTTGTATTGGAGTGCCGGCTATTCTTGGAAAAGATGGTTTGGAGAAAATTGTGGAATTACAGTTGAATGATGCTGAAATAGCAAAAATGAAGGAGAGTGCTGAAGGTGTAAAGAAAACCAACGGATTGCTTGACGTGTAA
- a CDS encoding 7-carboxy-7-deazaguanine synthase QueE: MISEETKELVDKGVMLPLMEEFYTIQGEGFHKGTAAYFIRIGGCDVGCHWCDVKESWDAEVHPPTRIGQIVENAVKYSKTIVITGGEPLTWDMTELTGSLKKKGCDIHIETSGAYDLTGTWDWICLSPKKIKLPKDKIYPVANELKVIVFNKHDLKFAEEQAAKVGEKCVLYLQPEWSKREEMIPLIVDYVMANPKWKVSLQTHKYLNIP; the protein is encoded by the coding sequence ATGATTTCAGAAGAGACAAAAGAACTGGTAGATAAAGGAGTTATGCTTCCGCTAATGGAAGAATTCTATACCATTCAGGGAGAGGGATTCCATAAAGGAACGGCGGCCTATTTTATAAGAATAGGTGGTTGTGATGTTGGTTGTCACTGGTGCGATGTGAAGGAGAGCTGGGATGCGGAGGTGCACCCTCCAACCCGTATTGGTCAAATTGTTGAAAACGCCGTGAAATATAGTAAAACAATAGTGATTACGGGAGGAGAACCTCTTACTTGGGATATGACTGAATTAACTGGGAGTCTCAAAAAGAAAGGTTGCGATATTCATATTGAAACTTCGGGAGCTTATGATCTTACCGGAACCTGGGACTGGATTTGTCTTTCTCCGAAGAAAATAAAACTTCCGAAAGATAAAATCTATCCAGTCGCGAATGAATTAAAAGTAATTGTTTTTAATAAGCACGATCTTAAATTCGCTGAGGAACAAGCTGCTAAAGTTGGGGAGAAATGTGTTCTTTATCTTCAGCCTGAATGGAGCAAGAGAGAAGAAATGATCCCATTAATTGTAGATTATGTAATGGCAAATCCCAAGTGGAAAGTATCTCTGCAAACTCATAAATATTTGAATATTCCATAA